A stretch of Ipomoea triloba cultivar NCNSP0323 chromosome 11, ASM357664v1 DNA encodes these proteins:
- the LOC115996740 gene encoding uncharacterized protein LOC115996740, protein MNGERLDVFRFQYFDPNKNLFETLPPPPLPTHRVDIGLLSVRCHFFFRGYIYLFITDTYTCFQTSKFNTRESKWEDCKSMVDRFEKKNIPFPFFDVGNIGISDEFVDNAWILVGLNGALPTAYHVCLTDEGDIDPISHRVLAELYTSGVDMHCSATDWKQLADMGGGRFCVMCCNLDEEEFLLYGFKIDFKVEHTIQSNNTEGCSSHVIFKMKFNRNDPIPLKHLLTGFCIASAPPLASPSSAPPLLAYPDNEDQDKNDRKSKRKRESRLFV, encoded by the exons ATGAATGGAGAGCGTCTTGACGTCTTTCGTTTTCAATACTTTGATCCAAACAAGAATTTGTTTGAAACCCTGCCACCCCCACCCCTTCCAACTCATCGTGTGGACATTGGTCTTCTCAGTGTACGGTGTCATTTTTTCTTTAGaggttatatatatttgtttattacaGACACTTATACTTGCTTTCAAACATCTAAGTTCAACACCAGAGAATCAAAATGGGAGGATTGCAAGTCCATGGTGGACagatttgaaaagaaaaatattcctTTTCCCTTCTTTGATGTTGGCAATATCGGGATTTCAGATGAATTTGTTGATAACGCTTGGATTCTAGTCGGCCTTAATGGTGCTCTGCCCACTGCATATCATGTTTGCCTTACTGACGAGGGTGATATTGATCCTATATCTCATAGGGTTCTAGCTGAACTTTATACTTCGGGTGTTGATATGCATTGCTCAGCAACTGATTGGAAACAATTAGCTGATATGGGAGGTGGAAGGTTTTGTGTGATGTGCTGTAATTTAGATGAAGAAGAGTTTTTGTTATACGGcttcaaaattgattttaaagttGAACACAccattcaaagcaataatactGAAGGTTGTTCGTCACAtgttattttcaaaatgaaattcaatcGTAATGACCCCATCCCTTTGAAGCATTTACTTACCGGTTTCTGTATAGC TTCTGCTCCTCCTCTTGCATCTCCCAGCTCTGCTCCTCCTCTTCTTGCATATCCTGACAATGAAGACCAAGACAAGAATGATAGGAAGAGTAAGAGAAAAAGGGAGAGTAGATTGTTTGTATAG